TCTGTCCAGGCTATCGACTGTCGTTTCTGGACGGCGTTTTGGAGGTACGACGCATGCCTGGAGAACCTCACGAAACAGTTAAGAAGAGAATTGCATCTCTGCTAGAACTGTTCCTGTTGGCGGCGGGATTTGACTTTACCCCCACTGGCTCAATGACGCTAGAAAATGAAGCCCTAGCTGTGAAGCGTGAAGCCGATGAGTCCTATAAACTTGCGCCGGGGAGAAAAATTCCCGATTTAGCGATCGAAGTTGTGGTTTCTAGCGGTGG
The window above is part of the Cyanobacteriota bacterium genome. Proteins encoded here:
- a CDS encoding Uma2 family endonuclease → CPGYRLSFLDGVLEVRRMPGEPHETVKKRIASLLELFLLAAGFDFTPTGSMTLENEALAVKREADESYKLAPGRKIPDLAIEVVVSSGGIDKLEAYRRLKIREVWFWEDGVLEFYHLREQGDALVYEQITESEEVQGIDRELLSRCILMANHVDALKTFQ